Proteins encoded within one genomic window of Canis lupus familiaris isolate Mischka breed German Shepherd chromosome 12, alternate assembly UU_Cfam_GSD_1.0, whole genome shotgun sequence:
- the USP45 gene encoding ubiquitin carboxyl-terminal hydrolase 45 isoform X10: MRVKEPSKALPEKAKRNKRPAIPRDEDSSDDIPVGFTCQHISHAISVNHVKKAIAENVWSVCSECLKERRFCDGQPVLPSDVWLCLKCGFQGCGRNSENHHSLRHYKSRRTESHCITISLSTWVIWCYECDEKLSTHCNKKVLAQTVDFLQKHVSKTQTSAFSRILKLCEEKCETGEKKGRKGSSVTAVKGISNLGNTCFFNAVMQNLAQSYILMELMNENKENGTKLKIFPPSDSQLDPLIVELSSPGPLTSALFLFLHSMKETEKGLLSPKVLFNQLCQKWVHLIS, translated from the exons ATGCGGGTGAAAGAGCCTTCCAAAGCTTTGCCTGagaaagccaaaagaaataaaaggcctgCTATACCTCGTGATGAAGACTCTTCAGACGACATTCCTG TAGGTTTTACTTGCCAGCATATAAGTCATGCTATCAGTGTGAATCATGTGAAGAAAGCAATAGCTGAGAATGTGTGGTCAGTTTGCTCagaatgtttaaaagaaagaagattctgTGATGGGCAGCCAGTACTTCCCTCTGACGTTTGGTTGTGCCTCAAGTGTGGATTTCAG GGTTGTGGTAGAAACTCAGAGAACCATCATTCACTGAGGCACTACAAGAGTCGGAGAACAGAATCTCACTGTATTACAATTAGTCTGAGCACGTGGGTTATATG gtGTTATGAATGTGATGAAAAACTATCAACACATTGTAATAAGAAGGTTTTGGCTCAAACAGTTGATTTTCTCCAGAAACATGTTTCTAAAACACAAACAA GTGCATTTTCTAGAATCCTGAAACTTtgtgaagaaaaatgtgaaacaggtgaaaagaagggaagaaaaggaagcagtGTAACAGCTGTGAAAGGAATTTCAAATTTAGGAAATACTTGCTTTTTTAATGCAGTCATGCAG aacttGGCCCAGTCTTACATTCTTATGGAACTGATGaatgagaacaaagaaaatggtACAAAACTCAAGATTTTTCCTCCCTCAGACTCTCAGCTG GACCCATTAATAGTGGAACTTTCAAGCCCTGGACCATTGACCTCAGCCTTGTTCCTGTTTCTTCACAGCATGAAGGAGACTGAAAAAGGACTACTTTCTCCTAAAGTTCTTTTTAATCAGCTATGTCAGAAGTGGGTGCATCTAATTTCTTGA